The following proteins are co-located in the Maridesulfovibrio sp. genome:
- a CDS encoding EF-hand domain-containing protein: protein MSISGIGSSSVSGLFSGQMNQMKRSEDFDSSEDFVSSIIGDQDSDGDGQLSSSEAGFLSDIFTEIDSDGDGSLSQEEMVADLENRQQQKALMVQMSVSMVGNPGQNLIDSLMEELDSDGDSMISAEESGLSEELFNSLDTDGDGNLSAEEIAESMRPPEEMMPSEGMGNAVSSSSAGSSSSDDSEEEYDEYDYNQDGVVTLDELQKAFANGDTSLAGIVGEDSQLNQNSSEEDGQSGQSGQSILQRMAMNAYQQQSAPTSANELLGVSA, encoded by the coding sequence ATGAGCATTTCCGGTATAGGCAGTTCATCCGTAAGCGGTTTGTTTTCGGGCCAGATGAACCAGATGAAGCGTTCTGAGGATTTTGACTCCTCGGAAGATTTTGTCAGCTCCATTATTGGTGATCAGGACAGTGACGGTGATGGACAGTTAAGTTCGTCTGAAGCAGGTTTTTTGAGTGATATATTCACTGAAATTGATTCTGACGGTGACGGCTCTCTTTCACAGGAAGAAATGGTTGCCGACCTTGAAAACAGACAACAGCAGAAAGCTCTGATGGTGCAGATGTCTGTTTCTATGGTCGGCAACCCCGGTCAGAATCTGATTGATTCATTGATGGAAGAACTCGATAGCGATGGAGACAGCATGATCAGTGCTGAAGAATCCGGACTTAGCGAGGAATTATTTAACTCCCTTGATACCGATGGTGACGGTAATCTTTCCGCTGAGGAAATCGCCGAAAGCATGCGTCCGCCAGAAGAGATGATGCCTTCCGAAGGCATGGGCAATGCTGTTTCCAGCAGTTCTGCGGGAAGTTCTTCCAGTGATGATTCCGAAGAAGAATACGACGAATATGATTATAATCAGGACGGCGTAGTAACTCTGGATGAACTGCAAAAGGCTTTTGCTAATGGTGACACATCGTTAGCTGGTATCGTCGGTGAAGATTCCCAATTGAACCAGAATAGCTCGGAAGAAGATGGGCAGTCCGGGCAGTCCGGGCAGTCTATACTCCAGCGTATGGCAATGAATGCCTACCAGCAGCAGAGTGCACCAACTTCCGCCAATGAACTGCTCGGCGTCAGCGCATAG
- a CDS encoding metal-dependent phosphohydrolase: MERREFLKMGIVAGAAVAASAIPVMTEASYTEFTINECMKLTPQQMAENSGAVMESWKYIQKQAGSIKNPKLRKAVQEIIANPAPKLIGAVSGRKKEVYRELEKNGWLEGVSYEAFLPENGSSNKANQPFYTAPGSGYSSHHSYPGGLATHTALNVEMSLALYDNYEKIYGFNLDRDVIVAAQILHDLHKPWVFQWQKDGSSRNENKLAGTGEHHVLGVAESIVRGLPAEVCVAQACAHNHPGFSKDEEGPVRWLKSAAIIADVDPVKYGLLAADGKTLPLQRSMEAFVTHLGDHDWVLTVPAAKWLIPAMEEIAMQDYGMNKADLNSAKFHAFRNTVFSQATIMNLYHLLQKDGKEALRKQVHAIVKA; encoded by the coding sequence ATGGAAAGACGCGAATTTTTGAAAATGGGTATTGTCGCCGGGGCCGCTGTTGCCGCATCCGCCATACCCGTAATGACTGAGGCTTCCTACACTGAGTTTACAATAAATGAATGCATGAAACTGACTCCGCAGCAGATGGCTGAGAATTCCGGTGCAGTCATGGAGTCGTGGAAGTATATTCAGAAACAGGCCGGGAGCATCAAGAACCCCAAGCTGCGTAAAGCAGTGCAGGAAATTATAGCCAATCCTGCGCCTAAGCTCATAGGTGCTGTTTCAGGCCGCAAGAAGGAAGTCTACCGGGAGCTTGAAAAGAACGGCTGGCTTGAGGGTGTTTCATACGAGGCTTTTCTGCCTGAAAACGGTTCATCAAACAAAGCCAACCAGCCATTCTACACCGCTCCCGGAAGCGGATACTCCAGTCACCATAGCTATCCCGGCGGTCTTGCCACCCATACTGCCCTGAACGTTGAGATGTCTTTGGCTCTCTACGACAATTACGAGAAAATATACGGTTTCAACCTTGACCGCGATGTGATTGTAGCAGCCCAGATCCTGCATGATCTGCATAAACCGTGGGTTTTCCAGTGGCAGAAAGACGGTTCCAGCCGTAATGAAAACAAGCTTGCGGGAACAGGTGAACACCATGTTCTCGGTGTTGCAGAATCCATTGTGCGCGGGCTTCCAGCGGAAGTCTGTGTTGCGCAGGCCTGTGCCCACAACCATCCCGGTTTTTCCAAGGACGAAGAAGGTCCGGTACGCTGGCTGAAGTCCGCAGCGATTATTGCTGATGTTGATCCGGTCAAGTACGGCCTGCTTGCTGCTGACGGCAAGACTCTTCCTTTGCAGCGCAGTATGGAAGCATTTGTCACCCATCTCGGAGACCACGACTGGGTGCTGACTGTTCCCGCAGCTAAATGGCTTATCCCGGCCATGGAAGAAATCGCCATGCAGGATTACGGTATGAATAAGGCTGATCTCAACTCAGCTAAGTTCCATGCTTTCCGCAACACGGTTTTCAGTCAGGCTACCATTATGAATCTTTACCATCTGCTGCAGAAGGACGGAAAGGAAGCACTGCGCAAGCAGGTTCATGCTATCGTGAAGGCCTAG
- a CDS encoding iron-containing alcohol dehydrogenase gives MNFQFSTAPKIVFGPDVARSIPEHAAAKGNNACLVTGKSPQRIQWLIDELQKKGLSLHIVSIAGEPDTELIAGHAAEARAKNCDIVVAVGGGSVLDAGKAIAALIPNKRDVFDYLEVVGKGMPLTEKPLPLIAAPTTSGTGSEVTNNAVLLCAEQKVKVSLRSADMIPDIAVVDPLLTISAPPAVTAATGLDALTQLMESFVSKHAAPLTNALCREGLKHGAHSILSAYKNGQDIEARTGMALASLFSGITLANAKLGAVHGFAAPLGGEFKAPHGAVCAALLPYVMEMNIRALKKRDPQNPALSAYTEIAQILTGDNEAQAADGIEWVKNICAEMRIPGLGEIGVQEKDFKSLAAKAARASSMKGNPIELTEDELLKILANAL, from the coding sequence ATGAATTTTCAATTTTCCACCGCACCCAAAATCGTATTCGGCCCGGACGTTGCCCGTTCTATTCCGGAACACGCAGCAGCCAAGGGCAATAATGCCTGCCTTGTAACCGGAAAATCACCGCAAAGGATTCAGTGGCTTATTGATGAATTGCAGAAAAAAGGATTATCCTTGCACATTGTTTCCATTGCCGGAGAACCAGACACGGAACTGATTGCCGGGCATGCAGCAGAAGCCCGCGCAAAGAACTGCGACATTGTTGTGGCTGTTGGAGGTGGAAGCGTACTGGACGCAGGTAAAGCCATCGCAGCACTGATCCCCAACAAACGGGACGTATTCGATTATCTGGAAGTAGTAGGCAAAGGCATGCCCCTGACTGAAAAGCCCCTGCCGCTGATTGCCGCGCCGACTACCTCGGGAACAGGATCGGAAGTAACCAACAACGCGGTACTGCTCTGCGCTGAACAAAAGGTCAAAGTCAGCCTGCGTTCTGCGGATATGATCCCGGACATCGCCGTGGTCGACCCCCTGCTGACCATTTCCGCTCCCCCGGCAGTAACTGCCGCCACAGGTCTGGATGCCCTGACCCAGCTCATGGAATCATTTGTTTCAAAGCACGCCGCCCCATTGACCAATGCACTCTGCCGCGAAGGATTGAAACACGGAGCACATTCAATACTCTCCGCCTATAAAAACGGGCAGGATATAGAAGCCCGCACGGGCATGGCTCTGGCCAGCCTGTTTTCAGGCATCACCCTTGCCAACGCCAAGCTTGGCGCAGTACATGGATTCGCAGCTCCGCTGGGAGGAGAATTCAAGGCCCCGCACGGAGCAGTATGCGCTGCACTTTTGCCTTATGTTATGGAAATGAACATTCGCGCACTCAAGAAACGTGATCCGCAAAATCCGGCTCTGTCAGCCTACACTGAAATTGCGCAAATCCTGACCGGAGACAATGAAGCCCAAGCTGCGGACGGTATTGAATGGGTTAAAAATATCTGTGCTGAAATGCGAATCCCCGGTCTGGGAGAAATCGGAGTTCAGGAAAAAGATTTCAAATCACTTGCAGCCAAGGCCGCACGAGCCAGCAGCATGAAAGGCAATCCCATCGAACTGACCGAAGATGAATTGCTGAAAATTTTAGCTAACGCACTTTAA
- a CDS encoding glycerophosphodiester phosphodiesterase family protein → MSFRKLANYALVAGMAGLMLVGSGCAAKNSGIQVGPRPYYLVNDLDDGKLKTELKKEQDAPLQRTDFSIGHRGACMQFPEHTKESYEAAARMGAGICECDVTFTKDRELVCRHSQCDLATTTNILLIPELAAKCTQPFQPAEYDADGKMIKPAYAKCCTSDITLAEFKLLQGKMDASNPKARTVAEFLDATPSWRTDRYSGTGTVMTHAESIELFKKLGMKMTPELKEPSVAMPFQGDYTQQQYAQQMIDEYKAAGVDPKNVFAQSFSLDDVKYWLKNAPAFGKQAVFLDDRYDDKGFDYQNPATWSPSMKELVADGVRIIAPPLWMLVTVENGKMVPSVYAKEAKAAGLDIIAWSFERSGLLKNGGGWYYQSINDIVTKDADTLVLLNVLAEDVGVIGVFSDWPGTVTYFANKKGLK, encoded by the coding sequence ATGTCTTTTCGTAAACTAGCTAATTATGCACTTGTGGCCGGTATGGCCGGACTTATGCTTGTCGGGTCCGGTTGTGCTGCTAAGAACAGTGGAATTCAGGTCGGCCCGCGTCCTTACTATCTTGTTAATGATCTGGATGATGGTAAATTGAAAACCGAGTTGAAAAAGGAGCAGGATGCACCATTGCAGCGCACTGATTTTTCCATTGGCCATCGGGGTGCCTGTATGCAGTTTCCAGAACACACCAAAGAATCATACGAAGCTGCGGCCCGTATGGGAGCAGGGATTTGCGAGTGTGATGTAACCTTCACTAAGGACCGTGAACTGGTATGCCGTCATTCCCAGTGTGATCTTGCAACAACCACTAATATTCTGCTTATTCCAGAACTGGCCGCCAAGTGTACCCAGCCTTTTCAGCCCGCTGAGTACGATGCGGACGGAAAGATGATTAAGCCAGCCTATGCTAAATGCTGTACAAGCGATATAACCCTTGCCGAGTTTAAGCTGCTTCAAGGTAAAATGGATGCTTCCAATCCTAAAGCCCGTACAGTTGCAGAATTTCTTGATGCTACTCCCAGTTGGAGAACCGACCGTTATTCCGGTACCGGAACTGTCATGACCCACGCCGAAAGTATTGAACTTTTCAAAAAGCTGGGCATGAAGATGACCCCTGAACTGAAAGAACCCAGCGTAGCCATGCCTTTTCAGGGCGATTACACCCAGCAGCAGTACGCGCAGCAGATGATTGATGAATACAAGGCCGCCGGGGTTGATCCGAAAAACGTATTTGCCCAGTCCTTCAGTCTTGATGATGTTAAGTACTGGCTCAAGAATGCCCCCGCTTTCGGTAAGCAGGCTGTATTCCTTGATGACCGTTACGATGACAAGGGCTTTGATTACCAGAACCCCGCAACATGGTCTCCGTCCATGAAAGAGCTGGTTGCCGATGGTGTCAGGATTATCGCTCCTCCGCTGTGGATGCTGGTAACAGTTGAAAACGGCAAGATGGTTCCTTCAGTCTATGCCAAGGAGGCCAAGGCTGCAGGATTGGATATTATTGCATGGTCGTTTGAGCGCTCTGGTCTGCTGAAGAATGGTGGTGGTTGGTACTACCAGTCAATAAATGACATCGTTACAAAGGATGCAGATACTCTGGTTCTGCTGAACGTTCTCGCTGAAGATGTAGGTGTAATCGGTGTATTCTCCGACTGGCCCGGTACTGTTACCTACTTTGCTAACAAGAAAGGTCTGAAGTAG
- a CDS encoding radical SAM/SPASM domain-containing protein, which produces MLKRIADGPVELFPASFRNYPAQLQVEVTTRCNMNCSMCVKYAPESDISETDLSFEDFKKLGPALEHCAKLVLNGIGEPLLHPDLAAMASFARERMPEHGSIGFQTNGLLFIEQRARELVDAGVDTFCVSVDSLDSSATEGELHGQSSTDRLARTFSLLNQAAQESGKKIRLGAEFVLMADTYKQLPDVISWAAGQGVEFILCSHVLAYHKSMQEQSLFNPNTPAAVEIFDKWKNIARERGQDLQNYFNFVWTPGRSMKREQLFDLIREMRAEAESRDVWINLRSLADWDQRNQTEDYRKLREIYACSEKLAAELGVKLRLPPLMAENELRCSFIEDGVSFITSKGEVSPCQFLWHSCTCFLDGSEKLLRQKQFGNIADTDLAEIWSSLPYKLFRAEVLEYEYPYCSNCPMVPCDDIIGRSNEFEVDCLGVEVPCGHCPWAMGGLKCLM; this is translated from the coding sequence ATGTTGAAAAGAATTGCTGACGGTCCCGTTGAATTATTTCCTGCATCTTTTCGCAATTATCCTGCACAGCTTCAGGTGGAAGTAACCACTCGTTGCAATATGAACTGCTCCATGTGTGTAAAATATGCACCCGAAAGCGATATTTCCGAAACGGATTTGAGTTTTGAAGATTTCAAGAAACTCGGACCGGCCTTAGAGCATTGCGCGAAGCTGGTCCTGAACGGCATCGGCGAGCCCTTGCTGCATCCTGATCTGGCGGCAATGGCCTCATTTGCCCGCGAACGCATGCCGGAGCATGGTTCTATCGGTTTCCAAACCAACGGGCTGCTATTCATTGAACAACGGGCCCGGGAGCTGGTGGATGCCGGGGTGGACACTTTCTGTGTCTCCGTTGATTCACTGGATTCATCGGCAACAGAAGGGGAGTTGCACGGGCAGTCCAGTACAGACCGTCTGGCGCGCACATTTTCACTTTTGAATCAGGCCGCACAGGAAAGCGGGAAAAAGATCAGGCTGGGCGCGGAATTCGTGCTTATGGCCGATACATATAAGCAGTTGCCAGATGTTATCAGCTGGGCCGCCGGGCAGGGAGTGGAGTTCATTCTTTGCTCTCATGTTTTGGCCTACCATAAGTCTATGCAGGAACAATCCCTGTTCAATCCCAATACCCCCGCAGCGGTTGAAATTTTTGATAAATGGAAAAACATTGCCCGTGAACGCGGGCAGGATCTGCAGAATTATTTTAATTTCGTCTGGACTCCAGGACGGAGCATGAAGCGGGAGCAGCTTTTCGATCTGATTCGTGAAATGCGTGCAGAAGCAGAAAGTCGTGATGTATGGATTAATCTGCGCAGCCTTGCAGATTGGGATCAGCGCAATCAGACAGAAGATTATCGCAAGTTGAGGGAAATATATGCCTGTTCGGAAAAGTTAGCTGCAGAGCTTGGAGTGAAATTGCGTTTGCCGCCGCTTATGGCTGAAAACGAATTACGATGTTCATTTATTGAAGATGGAGTTTCGTTTATCACCTCAAAAGGTGAAGTCTCGCCTTGTCAGTTTCTCTGGCATAGTTGTACCTGTTTTCTGGACGGCAGTGAAAAACTGCTTCGTCAGAAACAATTCGGAAATATTGCTGACACTGATCTTGCTGAAATCTGGAGTTCTCTACCTTATAAGCTCTTTCGTGCCGAGGTCCTTGAATACGAATATCCTTACTGTTCCAACTGCCCCATGGTGCCATGTGACGACATTATCGGACGCAGCAATGAGTTTGAGGTTGATTGTCTGGGAGTGGAAGTTCCGTGCGGACATTGTCCATGGGCCATGGGCGGATTGAAGTGCCTGATGTGA
- a CDS encoding TIGR03905 family TSCPD domain-containing protein, with product MENISLQPTMFTPLGGVEAPADTHVFTPKGVCAKLIRFKVEGDKLTYVNFTGGCDGNLKAVSALVEGMEIPKIIETLEGITCGKKNTSCADQLCKALHEYMES from the coding sequence ATGGAAAACATCTCACTTCAACCGACCATGTTCACTCCCCTAGGCGGAGTTGAAGCACCTGCGGACACCCATGTTTTCACCCCTAAAGGCGTCTGTGCTAAACTGATCCGCTTTAAAGTGGAAGGTGACAAACTTACCTATGTAAATTTCACCGGCGGTTGCGACGGTAACCTCAAGGCTGTATCCGCCCTTGTGGAAGGCATGGAAATTCCCAAGATCATTGAGACTCTTGAAGGTATCACCTGCGGCAAAAAAAACACTTCCTGTGCTGACCAGCTATGCAAGGCCCTGCACGAATATATGGAAAGTTAA
- a CDS encoding MFS transporter codes for MSEKQSLPFIEFITLCSLVFMAVCNNSVYYSLNVYLQELGFTKSLSGLLISVYSLSGMFMYATVSNRITAENAYSFMFKGMVMVCMCGCGYLYIQGFWPLLLLRIGQGVGLFMVLAPCVAILVSMVSQDNVGSAFSLYSTALLLPYAVMPHVSEQFGPLVDGPAWIYAGTAGLIPLAFLLTLFLRFRTSRMEKHGQNKGEVISARESYANLLRLKIVSVLMVNGVYFMIFNGLFFLFQDFAHSRGIYQAGYFFSLQMGVMIAVRLFGGTLFDRFSKRGLIVTAFVFTAGGFVLLNGLHDGTMLLPIAVVFGIGMGLSAPALNSLMFVVSEPRFRSFNVNMMMFTVHMGSFLGPLIGGIAVDSMGYSGFLWIAAAGTAGTALVFMLLGMRDD; via the coding sequence ATGTCTGAAAAGCAGTCTCTTCCTTTTATAGAATTCATTACTTTGTGCAGTCTTGTCTTCATGGCTGTCTGCAACAACTCCGTATATTACAGTCTGAATGTTTATTTACAGGAACTTGGATTCACTAAAAGTTTGTCCGGCCTGTTGATCAGTGTTTATTCCCTGTCCGGTATGTTCATGTATGCAACAGTTAGTAACCGCATCACTGCCGAGAACGCGTACAGTTTCATGTTTAAAGGTATGGTCATGGTTTGTATGTGCGGCTGTGGATATTTATATATCCAAGGTTTTTGGCCGCTTTTGCTGTTACGCATCGGGCAGGGTGTAGGGCTTTTTATGGTACTTGCGCCGTGTGTGGCTATTCTTGTTTCCATGGTCAGTCAGGATAATGTCGGCTCGGCGTTCAGTCTTTATTCCACGGCACTGCTGCTGCCATATGCGGTTATGCCCCATGTTTCGGAGCAGTTTGGTCCTTTGGTGGACGGTCCTGCATGGATTTATGCCGGAACAGCCGGACTTATCCCATTGGCATTTTTGCTGACTTTGTTCCTCCGCTTTCGTACTTCAAGGATGGAAAAGCACGGGCAGAATAAAGGGGAAGTAATATCTGCCAGAGAGTCCTATGCCAATCTTCTGCGTTTGAAGATAGTCTCTGTGCTGATGGTTAATGGCGTTTATTTCATGATTTTTAACGGGCTGTTCTTCCTTTTTCAGGATTTCGCCCATTCAAGGGGAATTTATCAGGCCGGGTATTTCTTTTCATTACAGATGGGTGTGATGATCGCCGTACGCCTTTTCGGCGGGACCTTATTTGACCGCTTTTCCAAGCGCGGATTGATTGTGACCGCTTTTGTTTTCACCGCCGGGGGCTTTGTACTGCTTAACGGGCTGCACGATGGGACCATGCTTCTGCCCATAGCTGTTGTATTTGGAATAGGCATGGGATTAAGTGCTCCGGCTCTTAATTCGTTGATGTTTGTGGTCAGTGAACCTCGTTTCCGTAGTTTCAACGTAAACATGATGATGTTTACCGTGCATATGGGATCTTTTTTGGGACCACTAATCGGCGGGATTGCCGTGGATTCAATGGGCTATAGCGGATTTCTCTGGATTGCAGCTGCGGGGACTGCCGGAACGGCTTTGGTGTTTATGCTGCTGGGTATGAGGGATGATTAG
- a CDS encoding glycerol-3-phosphate dehydrogenase/oxidase, with translation MKRSDYIQQMEDSSKVWDFIIIGGGATGLGSGLDAAARGYSVLLLEQGDFAEATSSRSTKMVHGGVRYLAQGNISLVMEALYERGILKQNAPHMCYNQKFIVPDYKWWGLPYYGIGLKCYDMLARKYSFGPSQIFTKGKVMQEVPGVLAKGLKGGVTYHDGQFDDARLALTLARTMADMGGCPMNHTRVTSLVKNSTGYVCGVQAEDKLSGKTYELKAKAVINATGIFTDDVMNMDNPEHKKLIAPSQGIHIVIDREFLGGETGIMVPKTDDGRVIFFVPWHGKVVVGTTDTALDGVCMEPKPLEEEINFLVEHSARYLAKAPTRADVRSVFTGIRPLIAAGDSESTSALSRDHYLTVSPNKLLTIAGGKWTTYRHMAEDCIDNAIQMGGLPFRPCVTKNVKLHGYTEEFDHNDHMHVYGSEAAEIMALAEEYPELNARMHERLPYSWLEVVWAARHEWAHNVGDALARRTRALIIDAKAANEVAPKAAEIMAKELGKDEAWVKEQVEQFQELAKNYIVD, from the coding sequence ATGAAACGTTCAGATTATATTCAGCAGATGGAAGATAGCTCAAAAGTCTGGGATTTCATTATTATAGGTGGTGGTGCTACCGGTCTCGGTTCCGGTCTTGATGCTGCTGCCCGTGGTTATTCCGTTCTTCTTCTTGAGCAGGGCGATTTCGCCGAAGCTACTTCCAGCCGTAGTACCAAAATGGTTCACGGTGGTGTCAGATACCTTGCTCAGGGTAATATTTCTCTGGTTATGGAAGCCCTGTACGAGCGTGGAATTCTCAAACAGAACGCTCCGCACATGTGCTACAACCAGAAATTCATCGTGCCCGACTATAAATGGTGGGGTCTTCCTTACTACGGTATCGGTCTGAAATGTTATGACATGCTGGCCAGAAAATACAGCTTCGGTCCTTCCCAGATCTTTACTAAAGGTAAAGTAATGCAGGAAGTTCCCGGTGTTCTCGCTAAAGGTCTTAAAGGCGGCGTGACCTACCATGACGGTCAGTTCGACGATGCTCGTCTTGCTCTCACTCTCGCCCGCACCATGGCTGATATGGGCGGTTGCCCCATGAACCACACCAGGGTTACCAGCCTCGTTAAGAACTCCACCGGTTATGTCTGTGGTGTTCAGGCTGAAGATAAGCTTTCCGGCAAAACCTACGAGCTCAAAGCCAAGGCTGTGATCAACGCCACCGGTATTTTCACCGATGACGTTATGAACATGGATAACCCCGAGCATAAGAAACTGATCGCACCCAGCCAGGGTATTCATATCGTTATCGATCGTGAATTCCTCGGTGGCGAAACCGGTATCATGGTTCCCAAGACCGATGATGGCCGTGTAATTTTCTTCGTGCCCTGGCACGGCAAGGTTGTTGTGGGTACCACCGATACCGCTCTTGACGGTGTTTGCATGGAGCCCAAACCTCTTGAAGAGGAAATCAACTTCCTCGTTGAGCATTCTGCACGTTATCTTGCAAAGGCTCCTACCCGCGCTGATGTACGCAGTGTTTTCACCGGTATCCGTCCCCTTATCGCAGCAGGTGATTCCGAATCCACCTCCGCACTTTCAAGGGACCATTACCTGACTGTATCTCCCAATAAACTGCTGACTATCGCCGGTGGTAAATGGACAACTTACAGACATATGGCTGAAGACTGCATTGATAACGCAATCCAGATGGGCGGCCTGCCTTTCCGTCCCTGCGTGACCAAGAATGTAAAGCTGCATGGCTATACTGAAGAGTTTGATCACAACGATCATATGCATGTTTACGGTAGCGAAGCTGCTGAAATTATGGCTCTGGCTGAAGAATACCCCGAGCTCAATGCCCGCATGCATGAAAGACTGCCTTACTCCTGGCTCGAAGTTGTCTGGGCTGCACGTCACGAATGGGCACATAACGTTGGTGATGCACTGGCTCGCAGGACCAGAGCGCTGATCATCGATGCTAAGGCTGCTAATGAAGTTGCGCCCAAAGCTGCTGAAATCATGGCTAAAGAGCTTGGTAAAGATGAAGCTTGGGTCAAAGAGCAGGTTGAACAGTTCCAGGAGCTGGCTAAGAACTACATTGTAGACTAA
- a CDS encoding LysE family translocator, with product MTVTSTIALLFAVLIFAMIPGPGVMSIIAQSVSRGFKSTAIFCLGVVSGDLCYLLMAIFGMGFVAQKLGTGFMVLKWIGAAYLIYLGIKSWMATPPAADCSSLPTEKGVGKTYLAGQCVSLGNPKLIAFYCGFLPGFMDLQALTASDVIIVTCAVIPTVLAVLLSYAWLGDRSRAAIRSPKVWKIANRCAGSVLIGSGVAVATE from the coding sequence ATGACCGTCACATCTACAATAGCTCTGCTATTCGCAGTTTTAATCTTTGCGATGATTCCCGGACCGGGAGTAATGTCCATCATCGCCCAGTCCGTTTCACGCGGCTTTAAATCCACAGCCATCTTCTGTCTCGGAGTTGTCAGCGGAGACCTCTGTTACCTGCTCATGGCAATTTTCGGCATGGGCTTCGTAGCCCAAAAACTGGGTACCGGATTTATGGTCCTGAAATGGATTGGTGCGGCCTATCTGATATATCTGGGAATCAAAAGCTGGATGGCAACCCCGCCTGCCGCAGACTGCTCCAGTCTGCCCACAGAAAAGGGAGTCGGAAAAACCTACCTTGCCGGACAGTGTGTCTCTCTTGGCAACCCCAAGCTGATCGCCTTCTATTGTGGATTCCTGCCAGGATTCATGGATTTGCAGGCCCTGACAGCAAGTGATGTAATTATCGTAACTTGCGCGGTCATCCCCACAGTACTGGCAGTATTGTTGAGCTACGCATGGCTGGGTGATCGCAGCCGAGCAGCTATCCGCAGCCCGAAAGTATGGAAAATCGCCAACCGCTGTGCCGGATCGGTATTGATCGGGTCCGGGGTGGCTGTTGCTACGGAATAG
- a CDS encoding DeoR/GlpR family DNA-binding transcription regulator has translation MKFNLESLSKRQREIFNIVNERGFTPIESLAQHFEVTPQTIRRDINKLCKNNLLQRFHGGAGRASSVENVDYSARRNILHQEKRLIAEMVAKHIPEHASMFINIGTTTEEVAKALSNHKSLRIITNNLNVAQTMSNNDCEVIVAGGMVRQRDKGITGEATVEFIKQFKVDYGIIGVSGIDEDGTLLDYDYHEVRVAREIINNARNIFLVTDHTKFNRNAMVRIADLAEIDAIFTDKRPPQVFCDLMKSKEVELYVTERDSETEE, from the coding sequence ATGAAGTTCAACCTCGAATCATTATCCAAAAGACAACGGGAAATCTTTAACATTGTAAATGAAAGAGGCTTCACTCCCATTGAGTCCCTTGCACAGCATTTTGAAGTAACTCCCCAGACAATAAGACGTGACATCAACAAACTCTGTAAAAACAACCTTCTGCAACGCTTTCATGGCGGAGCAGGCAGAGCTTCCAGTGTTGAAAATGTTGATTACAGTGCACGCAGAAATATCCTTCATCAAGAGAAACGGCTCATAGCTGAAATGGTTGCCAAACATATTCCTGAACATGCTTCCATGTTCATTAATATCGGAACAACCACCGAGGAAGTAGCCAAAGCCCTTTCCAACCACAAATCGCTACGCATCATCACCAACAACCTCAACGTTGCTCAAACCATGAGCAACAACGACTGCGAAGTAATCGTGGCCGGAGGTATGGTCCGCCAGCGCGACAAGGGTATCACCGGTGAAGCCACTGTTGAATTCATCAAACAATTCAAAGTGGATTACGGTATTATCGGTGTTTCCGGCATAGATGAAGACGGCACCCTGCTCGACTACGATTACCACGAAGTGCGCGTGGCCCGCGAAATCATCAATAATGCCCGCAACATCTTTCTGGTTACCGACCACACCAAGTTCAACCGTAACGCCATGGTCCGCATTGCCGATCTCGCTGAAATCGACGCCATATTTACCGACAAGCGTCCACCGCAAGTTTTCTGCGACCTTATGAAAAGTAAAGAAGTGGAACTCTACGTAACTGAACGTGATTCCGAAACCGAAGAATAA